In Methanococcus voltae PS, the genomic stretch GATTTTTTTAAGATTTTAAGAATATAAATGATGTAAATATATAATAACCATCAGATAGCTAACATATAATTACCTATTGTATATTATGTAATTTTTAATTTTTATACTATACCTTTTTTAGTAAAATACGTTTTATACGTCTTAATTGTAAATTCATAAGAATAATTAAATTGTAATTAATAATATTGGTTTAAAAATACAAAAATAATACAAAAAATTAATGTAAAAATTAATGTAAAAGTTAATGTTATATTAAAATAAATTTGAGGCATTAGATAATTTAGTATTTTAAATCATATGTAAATATAAATATGTCATTAATAAATACATATTAATAAATACATTATTATTTTGTAAGATTATTTCTTTTTATTTGTTATTTTCCCATTTAGCATATATACTCACGTAATTCCCCAATTACAAGACCATCAATACTACAATAGTACTACCCTTATTTTATAAATCTTAATCTATATCCACGACCGAATATTCTCATATAAATCCCCATTTTTTAAGATAATTATATTTCAATAATATTTTTTGTGACTTTTTTATTACTAGATTGTCGAGGTTTAATAATATTTTGATATTATTAAAGTTAAGTTAAATAAAAGTTCACGTTGTTATATTTAACTTTATTATATATAAATATTTTGAATTCTTAACGATAATAACAACTGATTAGAATATTAACTATATGACCATTGCGATAAGATAAATATATATAGTTTTTAAGGTATTATAGTAGTGTGGATTACATTCCCCTTGTAGTCCACATTATAAATTATATACGACACCCCTTAAAATATAATTAAAATTAAAAATTGAACTGTAAAATACCTTTTTTATTATATTTTGGACATTTTGGTGAAATTATCAAACGCATTAGGTTAGATTCCCCCAAACTAATAAAAAACGTAATGATTACGACATTATGTCTAGTTATAGGTTTTATACTTATAACATCCACAAATACAGTAAGCGCTCAGAGTGCATATACTAATCCCGTCGATTATTATAACGAAAACTCACTGAATAGTGACGAATTATATACAATTAATAACTATTATAGTAATAAATTATCGCTACAATCGTACAATTATTATATAGCCCCCTATTATAATAAATACAGATTGAACAATACACCAAATATTATTTCAGCAGACGATAAATATCGCTATCTATATTTACTTTCAAAATGGCAAAATCAAAATTTTGATTACACTTATAATCGTAATACTTTGAAATATAATGGTCAATATGTGGACATACTTTCCCCCAATCAGCTTTTGGACTTAAAAGAAGGTGTTTGCAGAGATTTTGCAACATTTACTGCATCGCAATTGCTGAAAAATGGATATCCTGTTTATTTTATATACATGATATATGATGATAAAAATAGTCATCTATTCGTGGCTACGGAAATAAATGAGGGTGGAAATAGTCAGTTATTGGCAGTTGACAAAGGTTCTGATGTAGATTATCTAGCTTCGTACTTACAGAAAATAAGTAAACCTGGTGTAGATAACGTAGTCAAAGTAATGAGATTAACCGAAAATGAAGAGTTTGGAACATATGAATTTAATTACGAATACAATATTTCAAAATTAAACGTTCAAAAACCTTCAAAAAGTGACTTAATAGAATTGAATAACAGCTTGGCAAAAAAATTGGCAAATAATGGATATAATATTATAAATTTATCAAATATGGCTGATATGGGTAATACAACTAAATTACAATATTCATATGGGGATATCCTCCACAAATTCCCAGATTACTATATTGACGATATAACCATGTCCCATGTTGTATTAGCGAATAAAAACAAGGGCAATTATTCACTAAACACTTACTGGGATATTAAAACTAACAAAACAAGCATAGATTTGTATATTACGGCATAAACAATTAATATACTAATAAAAATAATTATTTAATTAAATTATTAATTAAATAATTATTTTTTTACTTTTATTTTTATTTTTTATTCATTTTTAGGTTTTACTTATTCTATTTTTATTTTTTTATTTTTTTATTTGTTATTCTTTTTAATAGTTATTTCATTTAAATAGTACCTTTTGTACTAATTAAGCCCTTTCTATTATCATTTTGTGTAGCCATATCCATTGATATCCCAAAAGCTTTAAATAAGGCTTCTACTTTGTGATGTTCATTTTTACCAGTTACTTCAAAGTGAATATTGACCTTTGCGTGATTTGCAAACGATTCAAAGAAGTGAACAACGTTTTCGGTAGAGAAATTACCTATTTTTTCAGTATTAGGCACGTAATCGCCTACGACATAAGGTCTACCGCCTATGTCAATACAAAATGTTGCTTTTGCTTCGTCCATTGGTATCATTGCCCAACCAAACCGCTTTATGTTGGCCTTTTCGATGTTATTGAACGCTTGACCTAAAACTATGCCTACATCTTCCACGGTGTGATGGTCATCGACTTCCAAATCCCCATTTGCTCTTAAGTTTAAATCGAATGAACCATGTTTTGAAAAAGAATTTAAAACATGGTCAAAAAATGGTATGCCCGTTACAATACTATATACTCCTGTTCCATCTATATTTAACTCTAATCCTATCTTAGTTTCTTTAGTTTCCCTATTTATTTGGAATTTTCTCATTTTTTCACGCACACTTAATTTTACGGAGTTAGAACTTTATTTAATCTTATTTTAATCTTATTCTAATTTATTTAATCTTATTTTAATCTTATTCTAATTTATTCCAATTTTATTTTAAATTTAATTTAATTCAAATATCAATTTTCTATGGTTTAATTAACTTTAATCATATCAAAGTTACATATATTTTTATATAGAATCTATATTAAATAATAACAATTTAATAAAAATTTATTAGTATATGCTACTTTATCATATTCTATTTTATCATAAATATTATATGATAAATTATGTTAATATAGTTATTTAATCATAAGGTAAA encodes the following:
- a CDS encoding transglutaminase-like domain-containing protein, which produces MITTLCLVIGFILITSTNTVSAQSAYTNPVDYYNENSLNSDELYTINNYYSNKLSLQSYNYYIAPYYNKYRLNNTPNIISADDKYRYLYLLSKWQNQNFDYTYNRNTLKYNGQYVDILSPNQLLDLKEGVCRDFATFTASQLLKNGYPVYFIYMIYDDKNSHLFVATEINEGGNSQLLAVDKGSDVDYLASYLQKISKPGVDNVVKVMRLTENEEFGTYEFNYEYNISKLNVQKPSKSDLIELNNSLAKKLANNGYNIINLSNMADMGNTTKLQYSYGDILHKFPDYYIDDITMSHVVLANKNKGNYSLNTYWDIKTNKTSIDLYITA
- the hisB gene encoding imidazoleglycerol-phosphate dehydratase HisB; the encoded protein is MRKFQINRETKETKIGLELNIDGTGVYSIVTGIPFFDHVLNSFSKHGSFDLNLRANGDLEVDDHHTVEDVGIVLGQAFNNIEKANIKRFGWAMIPMDEAKATFCIDIGGRPYVVGDYVPNTEKIGNFSTENVVHFFESFANHAKVNIHFEVTGKNEHHKVEALFKAFGISMDMATQNDNRKGLISTKGTI